The sequence TGTTAATTGATCAGAACTACACTATAATGGAATTAGGATATGAGAAGAGTGGTCCTTCTGATATCAGATCAAGCGATTGCTTGGACTGAAAGGAGAGATGTCTGATGTTAAAGTTCAATATTCGTGGTGAAAATGTCGAAGTTACTGACTCAATCCGTGACTACGTAGTCAAGCGGATCAGCAAGCTTCAAAAGTTCTTTGAAGATAGCGTCGAAGCTAACGCCCACGTGAACTTAAAGGTATACCCAAACCGGACCTACAAGGTTGAAGTAACGATTCCACTTCCATACCTGACGCTGCGGGCCGAAGAGACCTCCAACGACATGTACGGCAGTGTGGACCTGGTTACCGATAAGCTTGAACGTCAAATCCGGAAGTACAAGACCAAGGTTAATCGGAAGTCCCGTGAAAAGGGCTTTAAGAACGTTGAATTCGTTCCGAGCGATGACGATAGTACCAGTACTGACGATTTGAAGATCGTTCGGACCAAGCAAGTTTCCTTGAAGCCAATGGATCCCGAAGAAGCAGTCCTGCAGATGGACATGCTGGGACACGACTTCTTCGTCTTCCAAGATGCTGAGACCAACGGCACGAGTATTGTTTACCGTCGTAAGGACGGTCGCTACGGCCTGATCGAAGCAGAATAAACGGACGCTAACGAGCGTTTCAAAAGGGGATTACGGCAAGTATTTTGCCGTGATCCCTTTTCGTTTTTCCCTTGATCAGTTTGGTTTTCAAAGCCTGGTGAACGTGGTAAAATACATAAGTTAGATTAAAAATATAATTGGCTTGAGTAGCACTTTTTTAATCGTTCTTAGCTCGAGCTAATGAATTAGGAAGGACGCTTTTATGGCCAACATTTTAAAAAAATGGATTGAAAGCGACCGTCGTGAACTGCGGCGGATTGATAAAATCGCTGATAAAGTTGAAGCCTATGCCAAGACCATGGCGGCAATGACTGACGACCAGCTGAAGGCAAAGACGCCAGAGTTCCGCCAGCGCTACCAGAAGGGTGAATCACTCGATCACATGTTGCCGGAAGCCTTTGCGGTTGCCCGGGAAGGTGCCAAGCGGGTGCTGGGTCTGTACCCATTCCATGTCCAGATCATGGGTGGGATTGTCCTGCACGAGGGGAACATCGCCGAAATGAAAACCGGTGAAGGGAAGACCCTGACCGCCACCATGCCGGTGTACCTGAACGCGCTCTCCGGCAAGGGGGTTCACGTTATCACCGTCAACGAGTACCTGTCCAAGCGTGATGCCGTCGAGATGGGTCAGCTTTACAACTGGCTGGGCTGCAGCGTCGGCATCAACAACTCCGAGATGAGCCCCGACCAGAAGCGGGAAGCCTACAAGGCCGACATCATGTACTCAACCAACAGTGAAATCGGGTTCGACTACCTGCGTGACAACATGGCCGTCTACAAGGAAGACCAGGTTCAGCGGGGATTGAACTACGCAATCGTCGACGAGGTGGACTCGATCTTAATCGACGAAGCCCGGACGCCACTGATCATTTCCGGACCAGGGACGGGAACCTCGAAGCTCTACAAGCAGACGGACCGGTTCGTTAAGCAGCTGAAGAACGAGGTGGACTACAAGGTCGACCTGGAGTCCAAGACCGTTTCCCTGACCGACGAGGGAATCCAAAAGGCCGAGAAGTACTTCAACCTGAAGAATCTCTATGATCCCGAGAACACGCCGCTGACCCACCACCTTGACCAGGCGCTGCGGGCCAACTACATCATGTACCGGGACAAGGACTACGTGGTTTCTGACGGCGAAGTCCTGATCGTTGACTCCTTTACCGGACGGGTCATGCAGGGACGGCGGTTCTCTGACGGCCTCCACCAGGCGATCGAAGCCAAGGAAGGCGTTGAGATCCAGGAAGAAAACAAGACGATGGCCAACATCACCTACCAGAACCTCTTCCGGATGTACAACAAGCTGGCCGGGATGACCGGGACCGCCAAGACCGAACAGGAAGAATTCCGTGAAATTTACAACATGGAGACGATCACGATTCCAACCAACAAGCCGGTTATTCGAAAGGACGAACCGGATCTGCTCTACCCAACGTTGAAGAGCAAGTTTGCGGCCGTTGTTCGCCGGATCAAGAAGCTCCACGAAAAGGGCCAACCGATCCTGGTCGGGACCGTGGCCGTTGAGACCTCGGAATACCTGTCGCATTTGCTGGATAAGGAACACATTCCGCACGTGGTCTTGAACGCCAAGAACCACGCCAAGGAAGCCGACATCATCAAGAACGCCGGTCAGCGTGGTGCCGTTACGATCGCCACCAACATGGCCGGGCGGGGGACCGACATCAAGCTCGGCCCCGGCGTTCGTGAACTCGGTGGTCTGGCCGTCATTGGGACCGAACGGCACGAATCGCGGCGGATTGATAACCAGCTGCGTGGTCGTTCCGGTCGGCAGGGTGACCCGGGCCTGTCCCAGTTCTACCTGTCACTGGAAGATGACCTGATGAAGCGGTTCGGTGGTGACCGGATCAAGAACTTCCTGCAACGGATGAAGGTTGACGACGAGGATGCCGTGATCAAGAGTCGCTTCCTGACGCGCCAGGTGGAATCCGCCCAGAAGCGGGTTGAAGGGAACAACTACGACTCACGGAAGAACGTCCTCCAGTACGATGACGTGATGCGTGAACAGCGTGAGATCATCTACAAGGAACGTCAGCAGATCATCACCGAGGACAAGTCTTTAAAGTGGGTTCTGATGCCAATCTTTAAGCGGACAATCGAACGGGAAGTCGAGCAGCACACCCTGGGTGACGAAAAGGAATGGGATCTCAAGGGGATCGTCGACTTTGCTGAAGAGGTCCTGGTCAAGCCGAATACCATCACGGTCAACGATTTGAAGGGCAAGACCAAGGAAGAAATGGTGGACTACCTGATGGGCTTTGCCAAGGGCGTCTACAAGGACAAGCAGCGTCAGCTCTATGATCCAGCCCAGATGCTGGAATTCGAGAAGGTCGTGCTCCTGCGGGTGGTTGACTCCCACTGGACCGACCACATCGACGTGATGGACCAGTTCCGGCAGTCTGTCGGTCTGCGGGGCTATGGTCAGTTGAACCCGCTGGTTGAATACCAGACGGCCGGCTACCACATGTTCGAGCAGATGATTGCCGACATCGAGTACGAGACGACCCGGCTCTTCATGAAGTCCGAGATTCGTCAGAACGTGACCCGGTAAAATTCAATATGATTGACTACTACTAGATTTTAGGTACGGCAGTAAGGTAACCCATGGCGGTACCGCTGCCGTATGTTTGTATGTGGAGGTTTTGTTGTGGAATTAAGTGAAGCAAAAAAACAAGTAGAAGCAATGCAACAAGAAGTTGCCCGCTTCGGGAGGTCTCTTTGACCTTGATGCCTTAGACGAGAGCATCGCGGAAAACGAGCAGAAGATGGCCCAGCCGGACTTCTGGAACGATAACGAAGCGGCTCAGAAGGTCATCGGTGAAAATAACGCGCTCAAGGACAAGCGCGATACCTTTGTCCACCTGCGCGACCAGATTGCCAACCTGCAGACCAATATCGAGCTTCTCGAACTGGAGCCTGACCCGGACCTGCAGCAAGAATTTGATACCAGCTTTGCCCAGACGAAGAAGGACCTGGAGCAGTACCGGCTCAGCCAGCTGCTGGACGGGGAGTACGACTCCAAGAACGCCATCTTGGAAATCCACCCCGGTGCCGGGGGGACCGAAGCCCAGGATTGGGGATCGATGCTTTTGCGGATGTACGTTCGCTGGGGCGAGCAGCACGGCTTTACCGTCGAAACTGCCAGCTATGAGGCCGGGGACGAGGCCGGCATCAAGAGCGTGACCCTCCTGATTAAGGGACACAACGCCTTTGGCTACCTGCGCAGCGAAAAGGGGGTTCACCGGCTCGTCCGGATCTCGCCATTTGACGCGGCTGCTCGGCGGCACACCTCCTTTGCCTCGGTCGACGTCATGCCCGAATTGGACGAGAGCGTTGACATCAAGATTGACCCGTCCGATCTCCGGGTCGACACCTTCCGTTCCAGCGGGGCCGGTGGTCAGCACATTAACAAGACCGAATCGGCCGTCCGGATTACCCACCTGCCAACCGGGATCGTGACCTCCTCGCAGGCCGAACGTTCCCAGCTGCAGAACCGGGTGACCGCGATGAACATGCTGAAGTCGAAGCTGTACGAATTGGAGGAGGAAAAAAAGGCCAAGAAACGGGCCGAGATCGAAGGGGAACAGCTGGAGATCGGCTGGGGCTCCCAGATTCGCTCCTACGTCTTCCACCCCTACACGATGGTCAAGGATAACCGGAGCGGTTACGAGACTCACGATGTCCAGGCGGTGATGGATGGTGACCTCGATCCTTTCATCAATGCCTACCTGCAGTGGAAATTAAGCCAAAAGAACCCGCAATAAAGAAGATTGCGGTTAGTTGGAAAAGCAAGTAAGATTAAATTAACAAGGAGTGGTGTTTATGCGCGAAAATCGCAAACGTCGGCTGACCCGCTCGGCGTCCGACCGTATTCTAGGTGGCGTCTTTGGCGGACTCGGTAAATATCTCCATGTTTCACCGAATTTTTTGCGGGTGATCTACGTGATCCTGACGATCCTGACCGCCGGTATGCCGGGGGTGATCGTCTACCTAATCCTGCTGATCATTATGCCGCCTGACCCGGAGCATCCCGGCATCATGGGCTTCTTCCAGGCTTTCAACGACCTGAACAAGAAGATGACTGATTCGGATGACCATTCCCGGTCCCGGCGGCAACTGACCGACGTAGAAGAAAAAGACATTAAAAGAAATGGGCGATCATAATGGGATTTTGGAAAAGAGTATTAATTGATACCATTTTGTTCATTGCCCTGGCCGGCCTCTTTGCCGGAACGGGGATGTTCTACATCAGCAGCGCCTGGATTGCGCTGCTGGCCAGCTTTGTCTTGGCCATCTTAAACGTCTTGGTCAAGCCAATCCTGGTGATTCTTTCCCTGCCGATCAACGTCTTGACCCTCGGGCTCTTCAGCATCGTGATTAACGGGGCGATGCTGATGTTGACGTCGGCATTTATTGGTGCGGACTTCTTTCACTTCTCCTCGTTTTGGAGTGCCATGCTGATTGCCATCATCATGTCGATCTGCAACACCATTATCACTGATCACCAAGAAAATCATTATTAAAAGGAGTGAAGCATCGTGCCAAACCACGTTACCGTTCAAGAATTAGTTGACCAGGTCCGCTTAAAGGTCCTCCAGGGCAAGGAATACCTCGACCGGCCGATCACCACCAGTGACATCTCCCGGCCAGCCCTGGAATTTGCCGGTTACTTCAAGCACTATCCAGCCCTGCGGATCCAGCTGCTGGGGATCACCGAAACCTCCTTCTCCAAGGACCTGACCCACGAGAAGATGGAGAAGTACATGACGAAGATGTGCACGCCCCAGACGCCGTGCTTCGTCATCTCAACGAACCTGCCGATCCCGCCGGAACTGAAGACGGCGGCCGCTAATGCCAACATCCCGATTCTGGGAACCCACCTGACCTCGTCACAGATCCTGTCGAACATGACCTCCTACCTGCTGGGCCGTCTGGCACCACGGAAATCAATGCACGGGGTCCTCGTCGACATCAACGGGGTTGGGGTTCTGATCACCGGTGACTCTGGGGTCGGTAAGAGTGAAACCGCCCTGGAACTGGTCCGGCGGGGACACCGGCTGGTTGCCGATGACCGGGTCGAAGTCTACGCCCGGGACGAACAGACCCTGATCGGGACGGCGCCGGCGATCCTAAAGCACCTGATGGAAATTCGGGGAATCGGAATCATCGACGTTTCCACCCTTTACGGGACCGGGGCGATCATGCCGGATGACAACATCAATCTGATCGTTCACCTGGAGACCTGGACGCCGGACGCCAAGTTTGACCGGCTCGGCGACCGGGGCGATACCCAGACCATTCAGGGGGTCATCATCCCGAAGGTGTCAGTCCCAGTTAAAACCGGGCGGAACCTGGCGATCATCATTGAATCGGCCGCGATGAACTACCGGGCCGAAACGATGGGCTACGACGCCACGGAAACCTTCGACCGCAACCTGAACAAGCTGATCAAGGAGAACTCGGCCCGCGATAGCAAGAGGGTTCAGAAGTAATGGGAACCAGGCTAACAGCGGCGCTTAACCCAATCGCCCTTCAATTTGGTCCCTTCACGATTCACTGGTACGGGGTCATCATTGCGACCGGGGTGGTCCTGGCCCTCTGGCTGTCCGTTCGCGAGGGCAAGCGCCAGGGGATTCCCGAAGACTATTTCTATGATTATCTGCTCTGGGCTTTGCCGATTGCCATCATCTGTGCCCGGCTCTACTACGTCACCTTCCAGTGGCCGTATTATGCCGCCCATCCCGGCGAGATCATCGCCATCTGGGACGGGGGGATCGCCATCTACGGGTCGATTCTCGGGGGCTTTGCCGTCCTCTACTTCTTCTGTCGCGCCCGGCACCTGTCGATGTGGACAATGCTGGACGTGATCGCGCCAACGGTTATCCTGGCCCAGGGGATCGGTCGCTGGGGCAATTTCATGAACCAGGAGGCCTTTGGTGTGATTACGACCAGAGCCGCCCTAGTGGCCCAGCACATCCCGAATTGGATCATCGCCCAGATGTACATCGGTGGTCATTACCGGGTGCCAACCTTTCTCTACGAATCGCTCTGGGACCTGGCGGGCTTTGCCATCTTGATGCTTTTGCGGCACCGGCACCACTTCTTCTTGCGTGGGGAGGTCTTCTTATCCTACGTGATGTGGTATGCCTTTGGCCGCTTCTTTATTGAGGGAATGCGGACCGACAGCCTGATGCTGGGCAGCGTCATCCGGGTTTCCCAGCTGCTGTCACTGGTGTTCTTTGCCGGTGCCCTGGTCTTAATGATCGTGCGGCGGCGACGGGGGACGGTTCCCTGGTATGATCAATCAAAGTAAGATGAATTAAGGAAAGAGAGAGATTTTATGACTGAAAAAGTAGCAGTACTCGGCGCGGGCTCTTGGGGCAGCGTGCTGGCAAACATGTTGGTAGAAAACGGTCACGATGTGCTTCTCTGGTCACGGGACCAGGACCAGGTTGATCAGCTCAACCGGGAGCACGTCAACCCGGCCTACATGAAGGATTTTACCTATTCCAGTGATCTTCACGCTACGGCCGACATGAAGGAGGCCGTGGCTGGGGCCGACGTGGTGCTGATCGTGATCCCGACCAAGGGGATCCGGGAGGTTGCCAAGAAGCTCAACGCCGTCCTGGCCGACCTCGGCCAGCAGTCGCTGATCATGCACGCCACTAAAGGGCTGGAACAAAACACCTACAAGCGGCCGTCCGAAATGATCAAGGAAGAAATCGCCCCTGAATACCGTCGCGACGTGGTGGTGCTGTCCGGGCCAAGCCATGCCGAATCCGTGGCCATCAAGGATGTGACCGCCGTCACGGCCGCCTGTGCCAACCTGGCTGATGCTCAAAAGGTACAAAAACTCTTTAGTAACGATTACTTCCGGGTCTACACCAACGATGACGTGATCGGCGCCGAATTTGGTGCGGCCCTGAAGAACATTATTGCCATTGGTGCCGGGGCCCTGCAGGGATTGGGTTACCACGACAACGCTCGTGCCGCCTTGATCACCCGGGGCCTGGCCGAAATCCGCCGGCTGGGCGTGGCCTTTGGCGCCAACCCAATGACCTTCATCGGCCTGTCCGGGGTGGGGGACCTGATCGTTACCGCCACCAGCAAGAATTCCCGGAATTGGCGTGCCGGCTACCAGCTTGGCCAGGGCCAACAGCTCGACGACGTCATTAAAAACATGGGGATGGTCATCGAGGGAGTTTACACCACCAAGGCTGCCTATGAGCTTAGTAAAAAACGTCAGGTAAAAATGCCAATAACCGAAGCATTGTACCAGGTTTTATACCAGGGCGAGAGCATTAAAACCGCAATTTCTCAGCTAATGAGCCGAGATCTTACGTCAGAGATGGAATAATTATGGTAAAATACAACCGGGTACAATGAGAGATTGAAGTTATGGAAAGGATTTTTTCGTTATGAAACGTGTTAGAAAAGCGATTATTCCGGCAGCCGGGTTGGGGACCCGTTTCCTGCCTGCTACCAAGGCCTTAGCCAAGGAAATGCTGCCCATTGTTGATAAGCCAACGATCCAGTTTATCGTTGAGGAAGCACGCAAGTCCGGCATCGAAGACATCGTTGTCGTTGACGGCAAGAACAAGCGCTCGATCGAGGACCACTTCGATTCCAACCCTGAACTGGAAGACAACCTGCGTGCTAAGCACAAGGATGCCATGCTGAAGCTGGTCGAAGAAACGACCGACATCAACATCTACTTCATTCGGCAGTCACACCCACGCGGCCTCGGGGATGCCGTTTTGACCGCCCGCGACTTCATCGGCGACGAACCATTCGTGGTCATGCTCGGTGACGATCTGAACAACATCAACAACAACGGTGAACCGCTGACCAAGCAGCTGATCGAAAGCTACGAACAGACCGGGGCCTCCACCCTGGCCGTAATGCGAGTACCACACGAGGACACCGCCAAGTACGGCGTTATCAACCCAAGCAAGGAAGTTACGCCGGGCCTGTACAACGTGACGAGCTTTGTTGAAAAGCCGGCCCCGAAGGACGCACCAAGCGACCTGGCCATCATTGGTCGCTACGTCTTCACCCCAGAAATTTTTGACGTTCTGGCCAAGACGAAGCCGGGCAAGGGCAACGAAATTCAGCTGACGGATGCCATCGACACCCTGAACCAAACGCAACGGGTCTTCGCTCGTGAATACAAGGGCGACCGTTACGACGTTGGTAACAAGTTCGGCTGGGTTAAGACCAACATTGAATACGGTCTGCAGCACCCACAAGTTAAGGATGAGCTGCGTGCCTACATCAAGGATCTCGGCGCCAAGCTGGCGGCTGAGGACAAGAAGTCCAGCGCAAAGAAGTAATTTAAACAATCAAGAAGTTGAGTTAATTCCCAACTTCTTTTTTTACACTTGTGCTTATAAAAAGTAAGCAAAACGATGGACATTTGGATCCGCGGCCAGTATGATATAGTCAAGAATTTATTTGTGGAGGAATCAAAATGGCAGAAGAAAAGCACTATGATGTTGTGGTGATCGGTGCGGGTCCCGGTGGCCTGACCACCGCCATGTATGCTTCCCGGGCCAACCTGTCCGTCGTGATGCTTGACCGGGGGATCTACGGTGGCAATCTGAACAATACCGCCACAATTGAAAACTACACCGGCTTCAAGAGCGTCAAGGGGCCGGACCTGGCCAAGGACATGTACGAGAGTGCCACCCAGTTTGGCGCCGAATACGCCTACGGGACGGTCACCAAGGTTGAGGACCAGGGCGCAACCAAGAAGATCACGACCGACATGGGCGACACTTACATCGCCAAGGCAGTCGTCATCGCCACTGGTTCTGGCCAGCGCCACCTGGACGTGCCGGGCGAAGAGGAGTTTGGCGGCCGGGGCGTTTCCTACTGCGCGGTCTGCGACGGGGCCTTTTTCAAGGGACTGAACTTGGCCGTAGTCGGTGGCGGGGATTCCGCAGTCGAAGAGGGAATCTACCTGACCCAGCTAGCCAAGAAGGTGACCGTCCTGGTCCGTGGCGACCACCTGAAGGCCCAGCCAATGCTACAGGACGAGGCCGCTAAGAACGACAAGCTGGACTTTGTCTACAACACCAGCGTGACTGAGATCACGGGCGACGACGTTAAGGTTCGTGGCGTCAAGACCCACAACAACCAAACCGGTGAGGACGGCGAGATGCCAGTCGACGGGGTCTTCATTTACGTCGGGGCCTACCCGATGACCGCTCCCTTTGCCAACCTGGGAATCCTCGACGACCAGGGCTGGGTCAAGACCGATAACGAGATGAAGACCAGCCTTCCCGGGATCTTTGCGATCGGGGATGTCCGCGAGACGCCGCTGCGTCAGATCGCAACGGCGGTCGGCGACGGTGCCATTGCCGGCCAGCAGGTTTATAAGTACATCAGTAGTTTGAACTAAGATTAAGGGTCGTGCCTGTATCGCAGCACGTCTCTTTTTTGGTACACAAGTAAAACTTTAGTAAACTTTGCTGGGAGGGCGGCAGGTCGGTGCAGAATGCGGTATACTAGTGGCAGAGAAAAATGTAAAGGGGACATCACTGTGAGCTGGAAAGATACTTACCAAGTATGGAAGAAACAAACTGATCTCGATCCAAAGCTGAAGCAAGAATTGGACGAATTAAGCGATGATAAGGAAATCGAAGACGCCTTTTACGGTCCGCTGTCATTTGGGACGGCCGGCATGCGGGGCTTGATGGGTCCCGGGATCAACCGGATGAACATCTACACGGTTCGGCAGGCAACTGAGGGCCTGGCAACCCTGATGGAATCACTGGGTGACGACATCAAGGCCCGGGGTGTGGCGATCGGCTACGACTCTCGTCACAATTCCTATCAGTTTGCCCACGACTCTGCCCGGGTCCTGGGTGCTCACGGCATTAAGGTTTACATCTACGACAACGTTCGGCCAACCCCTGAACTGTCATTTGCCGTTCGTCACAACCACACCTACGCCGGAATCATGATTACGGCGAGCCACAACCCGAAGGAATACAACGGCTACAAGATCTACGGTGAAGATGGTGGTCAGATGCCACCGAAGGAATCCGACATGATGACCGGCTACATCCGGGGCATCAAAGACATTTTCGACATCAAGCTGGCTGATGAACAAGAAATGCTCAACAGCGGCCTGGAGACGGTCATGGGTGAAGATGTCGACCACGCCTACCTGCAATTAGCCAAGGAAGTCACGGTCAACCCTGAACTGGCTAAGGAATACGGCAAGGACATGAAGTTCGTCTTCACGCCACTATGCGGGACTGGTCGGATGCTGGGTGAACGGGCCCTGCGCCAGGCCGGCTTTACCAACTTCACGATTGAACCAACCGAAGCCCAACCAAACGGTGACTTCCCAGGTCTGGAACACCCGAACCCGGAATTCCCCGAAGCCTTTGTTCGCTCCATCAAGCTTGGCAAGCAGATCGACGCCGACGTGCTGATCGCCACCGACCCCGATGCCGACCGGCTGGGCTGCGCCGTTCGTCAGCCAAACGGTGAATACCAACTGCTGACCGGGAACCAGATCGCATCGATCATGCTTCACTACATCCTGGAAGCCCACAAGCAGGCGGGTACCCTGCCGAAGAACGCGGCGGCCGTTAAGTCGATCGTTTCCACCAACTTCGCGGCCAAGATCGCTGCGGACTACGGTGTCAAGATGATCAACGTCCTGACCGGCTTCAAGTGGATTGCCGACCAGATTCACCAGTACGAGACTGGCAAGGCTGACCACACCTTCATGTTTGGCTTCGAGGAAAGCTACGGCTACCTGATCAAGCCATTCGTTCGGGACAAGGATGCCATCCAGTCCCTGACCCTGCTGGCCGAAGTAGCGGCCTACTACCGGAGTCGCAACATGACCCTGTACGATGGCCTGCAAGAACTCTTCAAGAAGTACGGTTACTTCCGTGAAAAGACGATTGCTAACACCTACGCCGGGGTTGACGGTCCAGCCAAGATCCAGGGCCTGATGAAGAAGTTCCGGGAAGAGGCACCAAAGGACTTCGCTGGTCACCAGGTTGTCGTTACCGAGGACTTCTCCAAGGGCACCAAGACGACCGCCGATGGCAAGGTCAGCGAATTGGGCATTCCAGAATCCAACGTGCTGCGTTACGTTCTGGATGACGAGACCTGGATTGCCATTCGTCCATCCGGCACTGAACCAAAGCTGAAGTTCTACATCGGCACGAGCGCTGATTCCCTCGACGCCGCCAATGCCAAGCTGGCCGACTTTGAAAAGGCCCTGCAGGCATTCGCTGAAGAATAAACGGCGACACTAATTTAAAGTCAAAATAAAATTTCCACCACGATCCTGAGTGATTGTGGTGGAAATTTTTGTTAATGCTCGAAATGATTTAGTGGATGTAAGCCGTCAATCATCGCTGCTCGTTGTCGACTGGGACGGTGATTGTTCATCGTTGGCTTTCAAATCGCTAATCGGGGTCCAGTGGAGCTGCTTCAAAAGCAGTGGCTGCTTAAACTTAGTGTCCTGGTCGGCGAAGAGATTGTTTTGGGACAGGGCATCCCGGTTGGTGTTCATCACGTCATTGAGGTATTGATCGGCGAAGTAGTGAATGGGAACGCCAAGGATGCTGAGCAGGGAAATGACCGGCTCGATGTATTCGTAGGGGTGGGCGATTGTCGTGG comes from Limosilactobacillus sp. and encodes:
- the secA gene encoding preprotein translocase subunit SecA; the encoded protein is MANILKKWIESDRRELRRIDKIADKVEAYAKTMAAMTDDQLKAKTPEFRQRYQKGESLDHMLPEAFAVAREGAKRVLGLYPFHVQIMGGIVLHEGNIAEMKTGEGKTLTATMPVYLNALSGKGVHVITVNEYLSKRDAVEMGQLYNWLGCSVGINNSEMSPDQKREAYKADIMYSTNSEIGFDYLRDNMAVYKEDQVQRGLNYAIVDEVDSILIDEARTPLIISGPGTGTSKLYKQTDRFVKQLKNEVDYKVDLESKTVSLTDEGIQKAEKYFNLKNLYDPENTPLTHHLDQALRANYIMYRDKDYVVSDGEVLIVDSFTGRVMQGRRFSDGLHQAIEAKEGVEIQEENKTMANITYQNLFRMYNKLAGMTGTAKTEQEEFREIYNMETITIPTNKPVIRKDEPDLLYPTLKSKFAAVVRRIKKLHEKGQPILVGTVAVETSEYLSHLLDKEHIPHVVLNAKNHAKEADIIKNAGQRGAVTIATNMAGRGTDIKLGPGVRELGGLAVIGTERHESRRIDNQLRGRSGRQGDPGLSQFYLSLEDDLMKRFGGDRIKNFLQRMKVDDEDAVIKSRFLTRQVESAQKRVEGNNYDSRKNVLQYDDVMREQREIIYKERQQIITEDKSLKWVLMPIFKRTIEREVEQHTLGDEKEWDLKGIVDFAEEVLVKPNTITVNDLKGKTKEEMVDYLMGFAKGVYKDKQRQLYDPAQMLEFEKVVLLRVVDSHWTDHIDVMDQFRQSVGLRGYGQLNPLVEYQTAGYHMFEQMIADIEYETTRLFMKSEIRQNVTR
- the hpf gene encoding ribosome hibernation-promoting factor, HPF/YfiA family is translated as MLKFNIRGENVEVTDSIRDYVVKRISKLQKFFEDSVEANAHVNLKVYPNRTYKVEVTIPLPYLTLRAEETSNDMYGSVDLVTDKLERQIRKYKTKVNRKSREKGFKNVEFVPSDDDSTSTDDLKIVRTKQVSLKPMDPEEAVLQMDMLGHDFFVFQDAETNGTSIVYRRKDGRYGLIEAE
- the lgt gene encoding prolipoprotein diacylglyceryl transferase; its protein translation is MGTRLTAALNPIALQFGPFTIHWYGVIIATGVVLALWLSVREGKRQGIPEDYFYDYLLWALPIAIICARLYYVTFQWPYYAAHPGEIIAIWDGGIAIYGSILGGFAVLYFFCRARHLSMWTMLDVIAPTVILAQGIGRWGNFMNQEAFGVITTRAALVAQHIPNWIIAQMYIGGHYRVPTFLYESLWDLAGFAILMLLRHRHHFFLRGEVFLSYVMWYAFGRFFIEGMRTDSLMLGSVIRVSQLLSLVFFAGALVLMIVRRRRGTVPWYDQSK
- the galU gene encoding UTP--glucose-1-phosphate uridylyltransferase GalU, whose amino-acid sequence is MKRVRKAIIPAAGLGTRFLPATKALAKEMLPIVDKPTIQFIVEEARKSGIEDIVVVDGKNKRSIEDHFDSNPELEDNLRAKHKDAMLKLVEETTDINIYFIRQSHPRGLGDAVLTARDFIGDEPFVVMLGDDLNNINNNGEPLTKQLIESYEQTGASTLAVMRVPHEDTAKYGVINPSKEVTPGLYNVTSFVEKPAPKDAPSDLAIIGRYVFTPEIFDVLAKTKPGKGNEIQLTDAIDTLNQTQRVFAREYKGDRYDVGNKFGWVKTNIEYGLQHPQVKDELRAYIKDLGAKLAAEDKKSSAKK
- the prfB gene encoding peptide chain release factor 2 (programmed frameshift); protein product: MELSEAKKQVEAMQQEVARFGRSLDLDALDESIAENEQKMAQPDFWNDNEAAQKVIGENNALKDKRDTFVHLRDQIANLQTNIELLELEPDPDLQQEFDTSFAQTKKDLEQYRLSQLLDGEYDSKNAILEIHPGAGGTEAQDWGSMLLRMYVRWGEQHGFTVETASYEAGDEAGIKSVTLLIKGHNAFGYLRSEKGVHRLVRISPFDAAARRHTSFASVDVMPELDESVDIKIDPSDLRVDTFRSSGAGGQHINKTESAVRITHLPTGIVTSSQAERSQLQNRVTAMNMLKSKLYELEEEKKAKKRAEIEGEQLEIGWGSQIRSYVFHPYTMVKDNRSGYETHDVQAVMDGDLDPFINAYLQWKLSQKNPQ
- a CDS encoding phage holin family protein, with the translated sequence MGFWKRVLIDTILFIALAGLFAGTGMFYISSAWIALLASFVLAILNVLVKPILVILSLPINVLTLGLFSIVINGAMLMLTSAFIGADFFHFSSFWSAMLIAIIMSICNTIITDHQENHY
- the hprK gene encoding HPr(Ser) kinase/phosphatase, which produces MPNHVTVQELVDQVRLKVLQGKEYLDRPITTSDISRPALEFAGYFKHYPALRIQLLGITETSFSKDLTHEKMEKYMTKMCTPQTPCFVISTNLPIPPELKTAAANANIPILGTHLTSSQILSNMTSYLLGRLAPRKSMHGVLVDINGVGVLITGDSGVGKSETALELVRRGHRLVADDRVEVYARDEQTLIGTAPAILKHLMEIRGIGIIDVSTLYGTGAIMPDDNINLIVHLETWTPDAKFDRLGDRGDTQTIQGVIIPKVSVPVKTGRNLAIIIESAAMNYRAETMGYDATETFDRNLNKLIKENSARDSKRVQK
- a CDS encoding NAD(P)H-dependent glycerol-3-phosphate dehydrogenase, coding for MTEKVAVLGAGSWGSVLANMLVENGHDVLLWSRDQDQVDQLNREHVNPAYMKDFTYSSDLHATADMKEAVAGADVVLIVIPTKGIREVAKKLNAVLADLGQQSLIMHATKGLEQNTYKRPSEMIKEEIAPEYRRDVVVLSGPSHAESVAIKDVTAVTAACANLADAQKVQKLFSNDYFRVYTNDDVIGAEFGAALKNIIAIGAGALQGLGYHDNARAALITRGLAEIRRLGVAFGANPMTFIGLSGVGDLIVTATSKNSRNWRAGYQLGQGQQLDDVIKNMGMVIEGVYTTKAAYELSKKRQVKMPITEALYQVLYQGESIKTAISQLMSRDLTSEME
- a CDS encoding PspC domain-containing protein, yielding MRENRKRRLTRSASDRILGGVFGGLGKYLHVSPNFLRVIYVILTILTAGMPGVIVYLILLIIMPPDPEHPGIMGFFQAFNDLNKKMTDSDDHSRSRRQLTDVEEKDIKRNGRS